Proteins from a single region of Mumia flava:
- a CDS encoding pirin family protein, with protein sequence MIRSDERYVSVRDGITTRHSFSYGDHYDPDNVAFGPLRAVNEELLAPGAGYDAHAHADVEIVTWVLDGALAHADSTGVDGTVRPGEVQHVSARTGIEHTERNASATEPLRFLQMMLAPSPDELASPDPGPPVYRQADLAGARGYLIDVLAVRPGVGLQAALLDAGDQVGLDEAPGMVHLQVSRGSIDLGTPRRRRPHRLEVGDAVRAVDAAGLSVRAVTSAEVLIWRFDEEVA encoded by the coding sequence TTGATCCGCTCCGACGAGCGGTACGTGTCGGTCCGCGACGGCATCACGACGCGGCACTCCTTCTCCTACGGCGACCACTACGACCCCGACAACGTCGCGTTCGGTCCGCTGCGCGCGGTCAACGAGGAGCTGCTCGCGCCCGGCGCCGGCTACGACGCCCACGCCCACGCCGACGTCGAGATCGTCACGTGGGTGCTCGACGGCGCCCTCGCGCACGCCGACTCGACCGGCGTCGACGGGACCGTACGGCCGGGCGAGGTGCAGCACGTGAGCGCACGCACGGGGATCGAGCACACCGAGCGCAACGCGTCGGCGACCGAGCCGCTGCGCTTCCTCCAGATGATGCTGGCGCCGTCGCCGGACGAGCTCGCGTCGCCGGACCCGGGCCCTCCGGTCTACCGGCAGGCCGACCTCGCCGGCGCCCGCGGCTACCTGATCGATGTCCTCGCCGTGCGGCCGGGCGTCGGGCTCCAGGCCGCGTTGCTCGACGCGGGCGACCAGGTGGGTCTCGACGAAGCGCCGGGGATGGTGCACCTGCAGGTCAGCCGTGGGAGCATCGACCTCGGCACGCCTCGACGGCGTCGGCCGCACCGGCTCGAGGTCGGTGACGCCGTGCGCGCCGTCGACGCGGCCGGGCTCTCCGTACGGGCGGTCACGTCCGCGGAGGTGCTGATCTGGCGGTTCGACGAGGAAGTGGCGTGA
- the aroQ gene encoding type II 3-dehydroquinate dehydratase, with the protein MTVLVLNGPNLNRLGKRDPTVYGSRTYDELAALCRHTGADHGLDVDVRQTNSEAVMIDWLHEAAEAGSPVVINAGAWTHTSIAIRDAAEMLTAPLIEVHISNVHQRQEFRHHSYLSDVATGVIVGLGFEGYVAALGFIASQLDSDPPG; encoded by the coding sequence ATGACGGTCCTGGTGCTCAACGGTCCCAACCTGAACCGGCTCGGCAAGCGCGACCCGACCGTCTACGGCTCGCGGACCTACGACGAGCTGGCGGCGCTGTGCCGCCACACGGGAGCCGACCACGGTCTGGACGTCGACGTCCGCCAGACCAACAGCGAGGCCGTGATGATCGACTGGCTGCACGAGGCGGCCGAGGCCGGCTCGCCGGTCGTGATCAACGCCGGCGCCTGGACCCACACCTCGATCGCGATCCGCGACGCCGCCGAGATGCTGACCGCGCCGCTGATCGAGGTGCACATCTCGAACGTGCACCAGCGTCAGGAGTTCCGGCACCACTCGTACCTGTCGGACGTCGCGACCGGGGTGATCGTCGGCCTGGGCTTCGAGGGCTACGTCGCCGCCCTCGGATTCATCGCCTCGCAGCTCGACTCCGACCCGCCGGGATGA
- a CDS encoding FAD-binding oxidoreductase, with protein sequence MSQIVGPQQHSDAVRRLTASYDALPDGAPVRLAKRTTNLFRPRDVVTTPGLDVSGLTGVVSIDADARTADVQGMCTYEDLVAATLPYGLIPFVVPQLRTITLGGAVTGLGIEATSFRNGLPHESVLEMDVFTGAGEVVTCSPERNADLFHAFPNSYGSLGYATRIRIALEAVPANVRLRHVRVDDPTTAAELIARIVEERSYDGVRVDAIDGTAFHPGEIDLTLAEFTDDDLDVSDYTGQDVYYRSVRTRSTDALTMEDYLWRWDTDWFWCSRAFGAQHPLARRLWPKRYRRSDVYQRMVGLDTRFAIAAKLDRIKRNGVEQRERVIQDIEVPVDRLAEFLTWFDDAVGMRPVWLCPLRLREPDGPGSATRWPLYPLEPGLTYVNVGFWGTVEVRGGSPAGLVNRRVEEKVHALGGHKSLYSEAFYSPETFAELYNMPYLAEVKATYDPKDRLTGLYEKAVRRR encoded by the coding sequence GTGAGCCAGATCGTCGGACCACAGCAGCACTCCGACGCCGTGCGCCGGCTGACCGCCTCGTACGACGCGCTTCCCGACGGTGCGCCGGTGCGGCTGGCGAAGCGCACGACGAACCTCTTCCGACCCCGCGACGTCGTGACCACCCCCGGCCTGGACGTGTCCGGCCTGACCGGTGTCGTCAGCATCGATGCGGACGCGCGCACGGCCGACGTGCAGGGCATGTGCACCTACGAGGACCTGGTCGCGGCCACCCTGCCGTACGGCCTGATCCCCTTCGTCGTGCCGCAGCTGCGCACGATCACGCTGGGTGGTGCCGTGACCGGTCTCGGGATCGAGGCGACGTCGTTCCGCAACGGCCTGCCGCACGAGTCGGTTCTCGAGATGGACGTGTTCACCGGAGCCGGCGAGGTCGTCACCTGCAGCCCAGAGCGCAACGCCGACCTGTTCCACGCGTTCCCGAACTCCTACGGCTCGCTCGGGTACGCGACCCGGATCCGGATCGCGCTCGAAGCCGTCCCCGCGAACGTCCGGCTGCGGCACGTGCGCGTGGACGACCCGACCACCGCCGCGGAGCTGATCGCGCGGATCGTCGAGGAGCGGTCGTACGACGGGGTGCGGGTCGACGCCATCGACGGGACGGCCTTCCACCCCGGCGAGATCGACCTGACGCTCGCCGAGTTCACCGACGACGACCTCGACGTCAGCGACTACACCGGCCAGGACGTGTACTACCGGTCGGTCCGGACCCGCAGCACCGACGCGCTGACCATGGAGGACTACCTCTGGCGCTGGGACACCGACTGGTTCTGGTGCAGCCGGGCGTTCGGCGCGCAGCATCCGCTGGCCCGGCGGCTGTGGCCGAAGCGCTACCGGCGCAGCGACGTCTACCAGCGCATGGTCGGCCTCGACACGAGGTTCGCGATCGCCGCGAAGCTCGACCGGATCAAGCGCAACGGCGTCGAGCAGCGCGAGCGGGTGATCCAGGACATCGAGGTGCCGGTCGACCGGCTCGCGGAGTTCCTCACCTGGTTCGACGACGCGGTCGGGATGCGGCCGGTGTGGCTCTGCCCGCTGCGGCTGCGCGAGCCCGACGGGCCGGGCAGCGCGACCCGGTGGCCGCTGTACCCGCTGGAGCCGGGACTGACCTACGTGAACGTCGGGTTCTGGGGCACGGTCGAGGTCCGGGGCGGATCGCCGGCCGGACTGGTCAACCGCCGCGTGGAGGAGAAGGTCCACGCGCTCGGCGGCCACAAGTCGCTGTACTCGGAGGCGTTCTACTCCCCGGAGACGTTCGCCGAGCTCTACAACATGCCGTACCTCGCCGAGGTGAAGGCTACGTACGACCCCAAGGACCGGCTGACCGGTCTGTACGAGAAGGCGGTGAGACGTCGATGA
- a CDS encoding metallopeptidase family protein, with the protein MTMDPDRFNELVEQAYADLPAELTDLLDNVVLFVEDDAPADDPTLLGLYDGIPLTERGGTYAGVLPDRIMVYRNPTLAICETEEDVVAEVGITVAHEIAHYFGIDDDRLHDLGYA; encoded by the coding sequence ATGACGATGGACCCGGACCGGTTCAACGAGCTCGTCGAGCAGGCGTACGCCGACCTCCCGGCCGAGCTGACCGACCTGCTCGACAACGTCGTGCTGTTCGTGGAGGACGACGCGCCGGCCGACGACCCGACCCTGCTCGGCCTCTACGACGGCATCCCGCTCACCGAGCGCGGCGGCACGTACGCCGGGGTGCTGCCCGACCGGATCATGGTCTACCGCAACCCCACCCTCGCGATCTGCGAGACCGAGGAGGACGTGGTCGCCGAGGTCGGGATCACCGTCGCGCACGAGATCGCGCACTACTTCGGGATCGACGACGACCGGCTGCACGACCTGGGGTACGCATGA
- a CDS encoding malonic semialdehyde reductase: MTQTIPELALAPAAQDLLFREARTANTFSDEPVTPDEIRAVYDLVKYGPTAMNSQPLRITLVSSDEARSRLLPLMAEGNRAKTASAPLVAILSSDSDFHEHFPTTFPHKPDAREMFAGMGEARAPMAELNTGLQIGYFIVGVRAAGLYAGPMTGFDAAGVDAEFLAGTSQRSRVIVNIGHPGADAYLDRLPRLEAEHVITVL, from the coding sequence ATGACTCAGACGATCCCCGAGCTCGCGCTGGCCCCGGCCGCGCAGGACCTGCTCTTCCGCGAGGCCCGCACCGCGAACACGTTCAGCGACGAGCCCGTCACTCCCGACGAGATCCGCGCCGTCTACGACCTGGTCAAGTACGGCCCGACCGCGATGAACAGCCAGCCGCTCCGGATCACCCTGGTCTCCTCCGACGAGGCGCGGAGCCGCCTGCTCCCGCTGATGGCCGAGGGCAACCGTGCGAAGACCGCGAGCGCTCCGCTGGTGGCGATCCTGTCGTCGGACTCCGACTTCCACGAGCACTTCCCGACGACGTTCCCGCACAAGCCGGACGCGCGCGAGATGTTCGCCGGGATGGGCGAGGCGCGGGCCCCGATGGCCGAGCTGAACACCGGGCTCCAGATCGGCTACTTCATCGTGGGCGTGCGGGCCGCGGGGCTGTACGCCGGCCCGATGACCGGCTTCGACGCGGCGGGGGTCGACGCCGAGTTCCTCGCGGGCACGAGCCAGCGTTCGCGCGTCATCGTGAACATCGGCCACCCCGGCGCGGACGCGTATCTCGACCGTCTCCCCCGGCTGGAGGCCGAGCACGTCATCACGGTGCTCTGA
- a CDS encoding DUF427 domain-containing protein has protein sequence MATRPADLMMGALCDLRIHPVRTWVRATSGGVTVVDTRDAALVWEPRRVVASYAVPRADVTGDLVPWDGTAGAEHAVRIGHDGPSVLDPRTPFSVHTAAGRAWSIATSSGVLEGAAFVADDPDLDGLVVLDWSVFDEWREEEERAYGHPRDPYHRIDCLRSSRHVTLSIGGQVVADTRRPTYLYETNLPPRVYVPAEDVRTDLLSTSPTITYCAYKGRASYFSLGAGDARIEDVAWTYEAPLHDGRPVAGLICFYAERFDETVDGVPQERPVTPWS, from the coding sequence ATGGCCACACGACCCGCCGACCTCATGATGGGTGCGCTCTGCGACCTGCGGATCCATCCGGTCCGAACCTGGGTCCGGGCGACGTCGGGCGGCGTGACGGTCGTCGACACCCGCGATGCCGCCCTCGTGTGGGAACCGCGTCGCGTCGTCGCGTCGTACGCCGTGCCGCGCGCCGACGTCACCGGCGACCTCGTGCCCTGGGACGGGACGGCTGGTGCCGAGCACGCCGTGCGGATCGGTCACGATGGTCCGTCGGTCCTCGACCCGCGCACGCCGTTCTCCGTGCACACCGCGGCGGGGCGAGCGTGGTCGATCGCAACGTCGTCGGGGGTGCTGGAGGGCGCCGCCTTCGTCGCCGACGATCCCGACCTCGACGGCCTCGTGGTGCTGGACTGGAGCGTGTTCGACGAGTGGCGCGAGGAGGAGGAGCGGGCCTACGGTCACCCGCGCGACCCGTACCACCGGATCGACTGCCTGCGGAGCAGCCGGCACGTGACCCTGTCGATCGGCGGCCAGGTCGTCGCCGACACGCGACGCCCGACCTACCTGTACGAGACCAACCTCCCGCCGCGCGTGTACGTGCCCGCCGAGGACGTCCGGACGGACCTGCTCTCGACCAGCCCGACGATCACGTACTGCGCGTACAAGGGGCGGGCCTCGTACTTCTCGCTCGGGGCCGGCGACGCGCGGATCGAGGACGTGGCCTGGACCTACGAGGCGCCGCTGCACGACGGGCGCCCGGTCGCGGGCCTGATCTGCTTCTACGCGGAGCGGTTCGACGAGACCGTCGACGGGGTGCCGCAGGAGCGTCCGGTCACACCCTGGTCATGA
- a CDS encoding dihydrofolate reductase family protein: MTRTANAHLFASVDGVVEAPDQWQFDAFGPDEGALMGAAISGVTDVVIGRVLWEEWSEYWPGADDPFGAFINPVRKHVIGSSLTGELAWNSTAIDGDPVAYVRALKNDGEGAISVVGGIETVRSLFLAGVVDNLTLTVHPVIAGKGQRLFDDSLPVTRLTMTDHTVTSVGNAVLTYALRES; this comes from the coding sequence ATGACCCGCACCGCCAACGCCCACCTGTTCGCCTCCGTCGACGGCGTCGTCGAGGCTCCGGACCAGTGGCAGTTCGACGCATTCGGGCCCGACGAGGGGGCCTTGATGGGCGCAGCGATCAGTGGCGTCACCGACGTCGTCATCGGCCGCGTCCTGTGGGAGGAGTGGTCGGAGTACTGGCCCGGCGCCGACGACCCGTTCGGCGCGTTCATCAACCCGGTCCGCAAGCACGTGATCGGCAGCTCGCTGACCGGCGAGCTCGCCTGGAACAGCACGGCGATCGACGGCGACCCGGTCGCGTACGTCCGCGCGCTGAAGAACGACGGTGAGGGCGCGATCAGCGTGGTGGGCGGGATCGAGACCGTGCGATCGCTCTTCCTCGCCGGTGTCGTCGACAACCTCACCTTGACCGTGCACCCCGTGATCGCCGGCAAGGGCCAGCGGCTCTTCGACGACTCGCTGCCCGTCACGCGTCTGACGATGACCGACCACACCGTCACCAGCGTCGGCAACGCCGTCCTGACCTACGCCCTGCGCGAGAGCTGA